The Acidimicrobiales bacterium sequence GAACTGGTCCTGCACCGGGGAGACCTCCGTGGCCCCGGCCGCGAGGGCCCTCGCGTGCACGGCGTCCACGTCGGCCACGTACACCATCAGGGTCACCGGGGTGCCGCCGAGGGCGCGCGGGGTGGGCGGGCTCATGTCCGGGAACGAGTCGGCCAGCATGATCACCGACCCGTCGACGTCGAGCTCGGCGTGGCCGACCTTGCCGCCCGGCGCGTCCATGCGGACCCGCTCGGTCGCGCCGAGGACGTCGCAGTAGAACCGGATCGCCTCGGCGGCGCCGTCGATGCTCAGGTACGGGATGACCCTCGGGTAGTCGGAGGGGATCGGTTCGACGTTCGCCATGGCCGCGACCGTAGTGCCGGGCCTCAGCCGGCGAGGGCGGCGTCGAGCCGGCGGCGGGCGGCCTCGACGCCGGCCGGGATGGTGCGGGCGTAGTAGGGGATGAACAGCGCCGCCTG is a genomic window containing:
- a CDS encoding VOC family protein; the encoded protein is MANVEPIPSDYPRVIPYLSIDGAAEAIRFYCDVLGATERVRMDAPGGKVGHAELDVDGSVIMLADSFPDMSPPTPRALGGTPVTLMVYVADVDAVHARALAAGATEVSPVQDQFYGDRSGQFEDPFGHRWHVASHVEDVSPEEMERRMAAQQGGG